A single genomic interval of Demequina sp. NBRC 110054 harbors:
- a CDS encoding NAD(P)-dependent alcohol dehydrogenase: MKAVRFTEWKTKPSLREVPKPKPAPGEVLLKVAGAGACHSDVAVYEQFDETTVGAQLAPEYTLGHETAGWIEEVGEGVLGLTKGDAYLVYGPIGCGHCPACSRGQDTYCDNAAKTPFLASGLGKDGGMAEYMAVPARNLVPLGDADPVAAAPLADAGLTPYHAIKLALPKLQGGGKTALVIGLGGLGQIAVQILKATTAATVIATDMKPEAMELAAKRGAVTVEGGEGQADRIRELTDGKGVDAVFDFVGLTPTISLAQKVVAKQGRITVVGIAGGPVQWDFYSNPYEAELTNTYWGTIEELHELAALYRAGSIDVDITRFSLDDALEAYAHLENGTLLGRAVVVPHMDDATTASLDALAGRIPSGV, encoded by the coding sequence ATGAAGGCTGTGCGTTTCACCGAATGGAAGACCAAGCCGTCGCTTCGCGAGGTCCCCAAGCCCAAGCCCGCTCCCGGCGAGGTGCTGCTCAAGGTCGCTGGCGCGGGCGCGTGCCACTCCGACGTCGCCGTGTACGAGCAGTTTGACGAGACGACCGTGGGCGCGCAGCTCGCCCCCGAGTACACGCTCGGGCACGAGACGGCCGGCTGGATCGAGGAGGTGGGTGAGGGTGTCCTCGGCCTCACCAAGGGCGACGCCTACCTGGTCTACGGTCCGATCGGATGCGGGCACTGCCCCGCGTGCTCGCGCGGTCAGGACACCTACTGCGACAACGCCGCGAAGACGCCGTTCCTCGCCTCCGGGCTGGGCAAGGACGGCGGCATGGCCGAGTACATGGCCGTGCCGGCGCGCAACCTGGTGCCGCTCGGCGACGCCGACCCGGTCGCGGCGGCTCCCCTCGCGGACGCGGGCCTCACCCCGTACCACGCCATCAAGCTCGCCCTGCCGAAGCTTCAGGGCGGCGGCAAGACCGCGCTCGTCATCGGCCTCGGTGGCCTGGGGCAGATCGCCGTGCAGATCCTCAAGGCCACGACCGCGGCGACCGTGATCGCCACCGACATGAAGCCCGAGGCCATGGAGCTCGCGGCCAAGCGCGGCGCCGTGACCGTCGAGGGCGGCGAGGGTCAGGCCGACCGCATCCGCGAGCTCACGGATGGCAAGGGCGTCGACGCGGTCTTCGACTTCGTTGGCCTCACGCCGACGATCTCGCTCGCCCAGAAGGTCGTCGCGAAGCAGGGCCGGATCACGGTCGTCGGGATCGCTGGCGGCCCCGTCCAGTGGGACTTCTACTCGAACCCGTACGAGGCCGAGCTCACGAACACCTACTGGGGCACGATCGAGGAGCTGCACGAGCTCGCGGCGCTCTACCGTGCGGGATCGATCGACGTGGACATCACGCGCTTCAGCCTCGACGATGCTCTCGAGGCCTACGCGCACCTGGAGAACGGCACCCTGCTGGGGCGTGCCGTCGTCGTCCCCCACATGGACGATGCGACCACGGCCTCGCTCGACGCGCTCGCCGGCAGGATCCCCTCCGGGGTCTGA